A single window of Vibrio sp. SCSIO 43137 DNA harbors:
- the gltB gene encoding glutamate synthase large subunit — translation MVDREQKAQGLYTPELEHDACGIGFVAHLKNRKSHDVVTQALDMLARMEHRGGQGCDPCSGDGAGILLQKPHEFLLEETVKLGIKIPSFEKYGVGVVLFPKDEHKRQQCRDILERNARRLDLEILGYRVLPTDNSMIGVDPLSTEPQFEHVFISGGPGTTPDELERKLYVLRNYTVRVCLESVSNIGDDFYINSMSYKTLVYKGQLTTEQVPQYFLDLQNPTMVTALALVHSRFSTNTFPKWRLAQPFRYIAHNGEINTVRGNLNWMKAREAILSSDLFTQAEIDMLLPICQEGSSDSSNFDMALELLILAGRSLPHALMMMIPEAWQENKNMDPERRAFYQYHANVMEPWDGPASVCFTDGVQVGATLDRNGLRPSRYTVTKDDFLVMASESGVVEIAPENVEFHGRLQPGRIFVADLEEGRIISDEEVKDSIASAQPYKQWVKENLLSLKKLPEADNMHHQPSAERLLHNQQAFGITSEEVNEIIVPMAKDAKEPLGAMGADWPLAVLSHQSQHLSNYFKQLFAQVTNPPIDPIRERMVMSLNTYLGKDQNLLAESPEHCQKVELESPVLSNSELEKLRAIDNEHLQAKTLDIVFRASEEEGKLERALKRICQYAEDAVIDGYSIILLTDRAVNSNHAAIPAMLAVGAVHHHLIRKGLRAKCDIVIETGDARETHHFATLVGYGANAVNPYLVLETIVDLQKKNKLDPQTPSEELFNNYRKGVNGGLLKIFSKMGISTLQSYHGAQIFEALGISKSVVDKYFTGTVTRIQGLSIDDIAKEVLVRHRIGYPSREIPIQMLDVGGVYQWKQRGEKHLFNPETISLLQQSTRNKDFAQFKQYAQTVDAQGDNAATLRSQLEFVKNPAGAVPLAEVEPIESILKRFATGAMSFGSISYEAHSTLAVAMNRIGAKSNSGEGGEDPARFEKKENGDWERSAIKQVASGRFGVTSYYLTNSDEIQIKMAQGAKPGEGGQLPGDKVDDWIGATRHSTPGVGLISPPPHHDIYSIEDLAQLIYDLKNANRNGRVNVKLVSEAGVGTIASGVAKAKADVVLIAGFDGGTGASPISSIRHTGLPWELGLAETHQTLLKNGLRNRIVVQSDGQMKTPRDLAVATLLGAEEWGVATAALVVEGCIMMRKCHKNTCPVGIATQNKTLRERFDGRVEDVVTFFQYMAEGLREIMAELGFRTIDEMVGQSQKLKVRDDIQHWKYKNLDLSPVLYIEPARESDGVYNQIEQNHLLEEVLDRKLIDLAKPAIEKGEAVSAELPIINTDRSTGTMLSNEISKVFKDQGLPNTMKVKFNGSAGQSFGAFLSKGVQFEVEGNANDYWGKGLSGGTLVLYPDTNSSIVAENNIVVGNVCFYGATSGESYIRGLAGERFCVRNSGAKVVVEGVGDHGCEYMTGGTAVILGSTGRNFAAGMSGGTAYVWDKEGDFETKLNPELVDLDPIEQEDRALLQEMLSKHIEFTGSAVAKAFLEDFEANLKQMVKVMPRDYKAVLQKRKAQQQAEHTEELEAV, via the coding sequence ATGGTAGATAGAGAGCAGAAGGCACAAGGTCTTTATACTCCTGAACTGGAGCATGACGCTTGTGGTATCGGTTTTGTTGCTCACTTAAAAAACCGTAAATCTCACGATGTGGTTACTCAGGCATTGGATATGCTTGCGCGAATGGAACATCGTGGCGGACAGGGTTGTGACCCATGCAGCGGTGACGGTGCTGGTATTTTATTACAGAAGCCACACGAGTTTTTACTTGAAGAGACTGTCAAACTGGGCATTAAAATACCGTCATTTGAGAAATACGGTGTTGGTGTAGTACTTTTCCCTAAAGACGAACATAAACGCCAGCAGTGTCGCGACATTTTAGAGCGCAATGCCCGTCGTCTGGATCTTGAAATTCTGGGTTATCGTGTATTACCGACCGACAACTCAATGATTGGTGTCGACCCGCTAAGTACTGAGCCTCAGTTTGAACATGTGTTTATCTCTGGTGGTCCGGGCACAACCCCTGACGAGCTGGAACGTAAGTTGTATGTTCTGCGTAACTACACAGTTCGTGTTTGTCTGGAAAGTGTGTCTAATATTGGTGATGATTTCTATATCAACTCAATGTCTTACAAAACACTGGTTTATAAAGGTCAGTTGACTACGGAACAAGTTCCGCAATATTTCCTCGACCTTCAGAACCCGACCATGGTAACCGCACTGGCACTGGTTCACTCTCGTTTCTCAACCAATACATTCCCTAAATGGCGTCTGGCGCAACCTTTCCGTTATATCGCCCACAATGGTGAAATCAACACAGTTCGCGGTAACCTGAACTGGATGAAAGCGCGTGAAGCGATCCTGAGTTCTGACCTGTTTACTCAGGCTGAAATTGATATGCTTCTGCCTATCTGTCAGGAAGGAAGCTCAGACTCGTCCAACTTTGATATGGCGCTGGAGCTGCTTATCCTTGCCGGCCGTAGCCTGCCTCATGCCCTGATGATGATGATTCCGGAAGCGTGGCAGGAAAACAAAAATATGGATCCTGAGCGCCGTGCATTCTACCAGTACCATGCTAACGTTATGGAACCGTGGGACGGCCCTGCATCTGTTTGTTTCACCGATGGTGTACAGGTGGGTGCCACACTAGACCGTAATGGCTTGCGTCCTTCCCGTTATACAGTAACTAAAGATGATTTTCTGGTGATGGCGTCTGAATCAGGTGTGGTAGAGATCGCTCCTGAAAACGTGGAATTCCACGGCCGCCTGCAGCCGGGCAGAATCTTTGTTGCCGATCTGGAAGAAGGCCGCATCATCTCTGATGAAGAAGTGAAAGACAGCATTGCCAGTGCACAGCCTTATAAGCAGTGGGTAAAAGAGAACCTGCTCAGCCTTAAGAAGCTGCCGGAAGCCGACAACATGCACCACCAGCCATCGGCTGAAAGATTGCTGCATAACCAACAGGCTTTTGGTATCACTTCTGAAGAGGTGAACGAAATTATTGTTCCTATGGCAAAAGATGCCAAGGAACCACTAGGTGCTATGGGTGCTGACTGGCCGCTGGCAGTACTTTCTCATCAGTCACAGCATCTGTCTAACTACTTTAAACAGCTATTTGCACAGGTAACCAACCCACCGATTGACCCAATCCGTGAGCGTATGGTGATGTCGCTGAATACTTATCTTGGTAAAGATCAAAACCTGCTGGCTGAGTCTCCTGAGCACTGTCAGAAAGTAGAACTGGAATCGCCTGTTCTGTCTAACTCAGAACTTGAAAAACTGCGTGCTATCGATAATGAGCACCTGCAGGCGAAAACACTGGATATCGTATTCCGCGCCAGCGAGGAAGAAGGCAAACTGGAACGCGCCCTTAAGCGTATCTGCCAGTATGCAGAAGATGCCGTTATCGACGGTTACTCAATCATCCTTCTGACGGACCGTGCCGTTAACTCAAACCACGCCGCCATTCCGGCCATGCTGGCTGTAGGTGCCGTTCACCACCACCTGATCCGCAAAGGGCTTCGTGCTAAGTGTGATATCGTCATTGAGACAGGTGATGCACGTGAAACACACCACTTTGCTACTCTTGTCGGCTACGGTGCTAACGCCGTTAACCCGTATCTGGTGCTTGAAACCATTGTCGACCTGCAGAAGAAAAACAAACTGGATCCGCAAACACCTTCAGAAGAGCTGTTTAACAACTACCGTAAAGGCGTTAACGGCGGCCTGCTGAAGATCTTCTCTAAGATGGGTATCTCTACCCTGCAGTCCTACCATGGTGCACAGATCTTTGAAGCCCTTGGTATCAGCAAGTCAGTAGTAGACAAGTACTTTACCGGTACGGTTACCCGTATTCAGGGTCTGAGTATCGACGATATTGCCAAAGAAGTACTGGTACGTCACCGCATCGGTTATCCGAGCCGTGAAATCCCTATCCAGATGCTGGATGTCGGCGGTGTTTATCAGTGGAAACAGCGTGGTGAAAAACACCTGTTTAACCCTGAAACTATTTCCCTGTTGCAACAGTCTACCCGTAATAAAGATTTTGCTCAGTTTAAACAATATGCTCAAACCGTTGATGCACAAGGCGACAACGCAGCGACACTTCGTAGCCAGTTAGAGTTTGTTAAGAACCCGGCGGGTGCCGTACCTCTGGCTGAAGTAGAGCCGATTGAAAGCATTCTTAAGCGATTCGCAACGGGTGCAATGAGCTTTGGTTCCATCTCTTACGAAGCACACTCAACACTGGCGGTAGCCATGAACCGGATTGGAGCAAAATCCAACTCAGGTGAAGGTGGTGAAGATCCGGCTCGTTTTGAGAAGAAAGAGAATGGTGACTGGGAACGCTCAGCAATCAAGCAGGTTGCCTCCGGCCGTTTCGGTGTAACTTCATACTACCTGACCAACTCTGATGAAATTCAGATCAAGATGGCTCAGGGTGCGAAACCGGGTGAAGGTGGTCAGCTACCGGGTGACAAAGTCGATGACTGGATCGGTGCAACCCGACACTCCACTCCGGGAGTTGGTCTGATTTCACCTCCGCCACACCACGATATCTACTCGATCGAGGATTTGGCTCAGCTTATCTACGATCTGAAAAACGCCAACCGTAACGGCCGTGTAAACGTCAAGCTGGTATCGGAAGCGGGCGTAGGTACTATCGCTTCAGGTGTAGCTAAGGCAAAAGCCGATGTTGTACTTATCGCCGGTTTCGATGGCGGTACAGGTGCATCACCAATTTCATCTATCCGCCATACTGGCCTTCCATGGGAGCTTGGTCTGGCTGAAACGCATCAGACACTACTGAAAAACGGTCTTCGTAACCGTATCGTAGTTCAGTCTGACGGCCAGATGAAGACACCTCGTGACCTTGCTGTTGCTACCCTTCTGGGTGCAGAAGAGTGGGGCGTGGCAACGGCTGCCCTTGTGGTTGAAGGTTGTATCATGATGCGTAAGTGTCATAAGAACACCTGTCCTGTGGGTATCGCAACACAAAACAAAACCCTGCGTGAACGCTTTGACGGTCGCGTAGAAGACGTGGTTACTTTCTTCCAGTATATGGCTGAAGGTCTGCGTGAAATCATGGCTGAACTGGGCTTCCGCACCATTGATGAAATGGTTGGTCAGTCTCAGAAGCTGAAAGTACGTGACGATATCCAGCACTGGAAATATAAGAACCTGGATCTTTCTCCTGTTCTTTATATCGAACCTGCCCGTGAATCTGACGGCGTTTACAACCAGATTGAGCAGAACCACCTGCTGGAAGAAGTACTCGACCGCAAACTGATCGATCTTGCTAAACCGGCCATTGAGAAGGGTGAAGCCGTTAGTGCGGAACTACCGATTATCAATACCGACCGTTCAACAGGCACCATGCTATCCAACGAGATCTCTAAGGTCTTCAAAGATCAGGGCCTGCCTAACACCATGAAGGTGAAGTTTAACGGTTCTGCTGGTCAATCTTTCGGAGCCTTCCTGTCTAAAGGCGTACAGTTCGAAGTAGAAGGCAACGCCAACGACTACTGGGGTAAAGGTTTATCCGGCGGTACTCTGGTACTTTATCCGGACACTAACTCTTCAATTGTTGCTGAAAACAACATTGTGGTTGGTAACGTCTGCTTCTACGGCGCGACTTCTGGTGAGTCTTATATCCGTGGTCTGGCTGGTGAGCGTTTCTGTGTACGTAACTCAGGTGCCAAGGTGGTTGTTGAAGGTGTGGGTGACCACGGCTGTGAATATATGACTGGCGGTACTGCGGTTATTCTTGGCTCAACAGGCCGTAACTTTGCTGCAGGTATGAGTGGTGGTACTGCTTATGTCTGGGATAAAGAAGGCGATTTTGAAACCAAGCTGAACCCGGAACTGGTTGACTTGGATCCAATCGAGCAGGAAGACAGAGCCTTACTGCAAGAGATGCTAAGCAAGCATATTGAGTTTACAGGAAGTGCTGTTGCTAAAGCGTTCCTTGAAGACTTCGAAGCAAACCTTAAGCAGATGGTTAAGGTAATGCCGCGTGACTACAAAGCGGTACTTCAGAAGCGCAAGGCACAACAGCAAGCAGAACACACGGAAGAGTTGGAGGCAGTATAA
- a CDS encoding TIGR01212 family radical SAM protein (This family includes YhcC from E. coli K-12, an uncharacterized radical SAM protein.), protein MQLHELVNTIGQDLQRRYGEKVHKLTLHGGFSCPNRDGTIGRGGCTFCNVASFSDEETQRQSIQEQLTDRAGEIHRAKRYLAYFQAYTSTYAEVQTLKNMYEEALKAADMVGLCVGTRPDCVPQAVLDLLSGYVEQGYEIWLELGLQTANNDTLKRINRGHDFECYAEITRKARALGIKVCTHLIVGLPKEDRQDYIDTMNKVLEVGTDGIKLHALHIVEGSTMAKAWRAGRLEAPGLEEYVSVAGELIRMTPPDIVYHRVSAAARRPTLLSPMWCENRWLAMTEIGRELDRLGPQGSLIDQPFVYQKPELKSSNSA, encoded by the coding sequence ATGCAGCTACACGAACTCGTCAATACCATAGGGCAGGATTTACAACGTCGTTATGGCGAGAAGGTTCATAAACTGACATTGCATGGTGGCTTCAGTTGCCCAAACAGAGACGGAACCATTGGCAGAGGCGGCTGCACTTTCTGTAATGTGGCTTCTTTTTCAGATGAAGAGACCCAGCGCCAGAGTATTCAGGAGCAACTGACCGACAGGGCAGGGGAGATTCACCGGGCTAAACGCTACCTGGCCTATTTTCAGGCTTATACCAGCACCTACGCTGAAGTTCAGACACTGAAAAATATGTATGAAGAAGCACTAAAGGCGGCTGATATGGTGGGCTTGTGTGTCGGCACCCGCCCGGACTGTGTTCCTCAGGCGGTACTGGATCTGTTGTCTGGTTATGTTGAGCAGGGATATGAAATCTGGCTGGAGCTGGGTCTTCAGACCGCCAACAACGATACCTTAAAGCGAATCAACCGGGGGCATGATTTTGAGTGCTATGCGGAGATCACCCGTAAAGCGAGAGCGTTGGGGATAAAAGTATGTACTCACTTAATTGTTGGCCTTCCTAAAGAAGATCGACAAGACTATATAGATACAATGAATAAAGTGCTTGAAGTCGGAACCGATGGCATTAAGTTACACGCCCTTCATATAGTAGAAGGTAGTACCATGGCCAAAGCGTGGCGTGCCGGGAGGTTAGAAGCTCCGGGGCTGGAAGAGTATGTCAGTGTGGCCGGTGAGCTGATCCGTATGACACCGCCTGATATTGTTTACCATCGGGTGTCTGCTGCCGCCAGACGTCCGACTCTGCTCTCTCCTATGTGGTGTGAAAACCGCTGGCTGGCAATGACAGAGATTGGCAGAGAGCTGGACAGGCTTGGCCCGCAGGGCTCATTGATTGACCAACCTTTTGTCTATCAAAAGCCAGAACTGAAATCGTCAAATAGTGCTTAA
- a CDS encoding diguanylate cyclase domain-containing protein — MDNMLYQVLEWFYLLGIELLVIVIALITVILIKQHYQNKFRKFIQDSPLAVMAIDESSGELLLSNRPAMQLLGVRLVGKKYCLPLTMTGSQLKEVFFLVNGSSFKSYLSTWTISEHHSFTVEFTGRKMRYGTRWVWLLYAVKHLEAEPESDEVRTSLKITRTALDSLSELIYIRDNNGNIIDSNRSFDAFWRDREEESDILMQGVMQGRKSQRRWTTDTAGRSCLLETSQTPLVSNDGDVLGALGISHDVTDWFKMQQDLREEMDRRKGTEMALAQREIILTSILESSPDVIALFNEERVYQACNQAYVDSMDIDMKPEQLIGKKIEDILPAHLKQRFIETDAKVLEQGETLRYIDEIMDKSGKPKWYDVVKSPYRDPSTGITGVLLLARDVTERYLTEQKLEEANQELARLSFVDGLTQVANRRRFDEQLDFVWNLHRREQNPLTVILCDIDFFKEFNDNYGHLKGDQALVDVANAFKATLTRTSDCVARYGGEEFAFILPNTNHNGAQIIASNIHLAVKKLAIAHEFSQVSDFVTVSIGVASFTPQKQESPELMLSHADDALYAAKKQGRNQTQYYYQ; from the coding sequence ATGGACAATATGCTTTATCAGGTTCTGGAGTGGTTCTATCTGTTGGGTATTGAGCTACTTGTTATCGTTATTGCCCTTATTACCGTAATACTGATTAAGCAACATTATCAAAATAAGTTCCGCAAGTTTATTCAGGACTCCCCCCTTGCTGTAATGGCGATAGATGAATCTTCCGGAGAGCTTTTGTTATCCAACCGGCCTGCTATGCAGTTACTCGGGGTCAGGCTGGTGGGGAAGAAATACTGTCTGCCGCTGACCATGACTGGTTCTCAGTTAAAAGAAGTATTTTTTCTGGTAAATGGTTCCAGTTTTAAAAGTTACCTTTCTACATGGACAATCTCAGAACATCACTCTTTCACCGTTGAGTTTACCGGCCGTAAAATGCGCTATGGCACCCGCTGGGTCTGGTTACTTTATGCGGTTAAGCATCTGGAGGCGGAACCTGAAAGTGATGAAGTGAGAACCTCACTAAAGATCACCCGCACAGCATTAGACTCCCTCAGTGAGCTGATTTATATACGCGATAATAACGGTAACATTATCGATTCCAATCGATCTTTCGATGCTTTCTGGCGTGATAGGGAAGAAGAGAGCGATATTCTGATGCAAGGCGTGATGCAGGGGCGGAAAAGTCAGCGACGCTGGACAACAGATACTGCAGGCAGAAGCTGTTTACTGGAAACATCACAAACGCCTCTGGTTTCCAATGACGGTGATGTGTTGGGCGCTTTGGGTATCAGCCATGATGTTACCGACTGGTTCAAGATGCAGCAGGATCTTCGTGAGGAGATGGATCGGCGTAAAGGCACAGAGATGGCACTGGCGCAAAGGGAGATTATTCTTACTTCCATTCTGGAATCTTCTCCTGATGTGATTGCGTTGTTTAATGAGGAGCGGGTCTACCAAGCTTGTAATCAGGCCTATGTTGACTCAATGGATATCGATATGAAGCCTGAGCAACTGATAGGCAAAAAGATAGAGGATATTCTGCCCGCTCACCTGAAACAGAGGTTTATCGAGACAGATGCAAAAGTGCTGGAACAAGGTGAAACCCTTCGTTATATAGACGAAATTATGGATAAGTCGGGCAAACCTAAATGGTACGATGTTGTGAAATCCCCTTACCGGGATCCTTCGACCGGGATTACCGGTGTGTTGTTACTGGCAAGGGATGTGACAGAGCGTTATCTGACAGAACAGAAACTGGAAGAAGCCAATCAGGAGCTTGCACGGTTAAGTTTTGTTGACGGGCTAACTCAGGTAGCTAACCGGAGAAGGTTCGATGAACAGCTAGATTTCGTCTGGAACCTGCACCGTCGTGAGCAAAACCCTCTTACTGTTATTTTGTGTGATATCGACTTCTTTAAAGAGTTTAATGATAACTATGGTCACCTTAAGGGGGATCAGGCTTTAGTTGATGTAGCTAATGCATTTAAAGCAACACTGACCAGAACGTCGGACTGTGTGGCCCGTTATGGTGGTGAAGAGTTTGCCTTTATTCTGCCGAATACCAATCACAACGGAGCACAGATAATTGCCAGCAATATTCATCTGGCAGTAAAGAAATTGGCCATCGCACATGAGTTTTCTCAGGTTAGTGATTTTGTTACGGTCAGTATTGGTGTCGCTTCATTTACTCCTCAGAAACAAGAGAGCCCGGAGCTGATGTTGTCTCATGCAGACGATGCCCTTTATGCGGCGAAGAAACAGGGACGAAACCAGACCCAGTACTATTATCAGTAA